From one Arcobacter sp. CECT 8986 genomic stretch:
- a CDS encoding EAL domain-containing protein: MEKSTTYKKLITKIILFTLIITLALAFLYGEYLKRDAIEKLTKIDAKKTSKLIFQSLYSAMEKGWNKKDLANIIDRINTIDEEMSVNVYRSPIVAKIYGDIENDAKVRKANPFVKKALHNTEILNIIDESLIQFYYPIVAQEQCLKCHINAKSGDVLGVIDISYPVRDLKVSLTSMINFFVMFIILFSIVLFVALYFEFDKHLVKPIKVFVNKINQITDEKDIKQRVDLTNKIEELSSMQKVFNKMLDSLEYQFYNDELTSLPNRKRLLEIVNKNNYASLMLINIDKFQEINDLYGDDTGNNLLVHISELLEENSPKSSNLFKLHADEYALYYEQDISLEELQSLALYLIEIIEKNIFVVNEGNEAHVNVSVGIAVGNEALLTNADIALKIAKRKRQKYILYDSSMKIEHEYEQNLKWGKKIKDAIKEDRIIPLFQPIVDTQTKEIIKYESLIRLKDVSGELISPIHFLDLAKKNKLYPQLTMIMVRKTFEKFSKIDKKISINLSVDDILNKEVYNCIMTHLKISNFGNRVVFELIESEGIENFDEVLTFIEEVKSYGCQISIDDFGTGYSNFEYLMKLKVDYIKIDASMIKNIDVNKDSQMVTETILDFANKMGIETIAEFIHSKNVYEKVKELGIHYSQGYYFGEPMSLD; encoded by the coding sequence ATGGAAAAATCAACAACTTATAAAAAACTTATTACTAAAATTATTCTTTTCACTTTGATAATTACTCTTGCTTTAGCTTTCTTATATGGAGAGTACTTAAAAAGAGATGCCATAGAAAAACTCACTAAAATAGATGCCAAAAAAACAAGTAAATTAATATTCCAATCTTTATACTCAGCTATGGAAAAAGGATGGAACAAAAAAGATTTAGCAAATATCATTGATAGAATAAATACAATAGATGAAGAGATGAGTGTAAATGTATATAGAAGTCCTATTGTTGCAAAAATATATGGTGATATTGAAAATGATGCTAAAGTAAGAAAAGCAAATCCTTTTGTAAAAAAAGCACTTCACAATACTGAAATTTTAAATATAATTGATGAATCATTAATACAATTTTATTATCCAATTGTAGCACAAGAGCAGTGTTTAAAATGCCACATAAATGCTAAAAGTGGTGATGTTCTTGGAGTTATTGATATATCTTATCCTGTGAGAGATTTAAAAGTATCTCTAACAAGTATGATAAACTTTTTTGTTATGTTTATAATACTTTTTTCAATTGTATTATTTGTAGCTTTATATTTTGAGTTTGATAAACACTTAGTAAAACCTATTAAAGTTTTTGTTAATAAAATAAACCAAATAACTGATGAAAAAGATATAAAACAAAGAGTTGATTTAACTAACAAAATAGAAGAGTTATCTTCTATGCAAAAAGTCTTTAATAAAATGCTAGATTCATTAGAATACCAATTTTACAATGATGAACTAACATCTTTACCAAATAGAAAAAGACTTCTTGAAATAGTAAATAAAAATAATTATGCTTCTTTAATGTTAATAAATATTGATAAATTTCAAGAGATAAATGACCTTTATGGAGATGATACAGGGAATAATTTATTAGTTCATATCTCTGAACTTTTAGAAGAAAACTCACCTAAATCTTCTAACTTATTTAAACTACATGCAGATGAGTATGCTTTATATTATGAACAAGATATTTCACTTGAAGAGTTACAAAGTTTAGCTTTATATCTAATAGAAATCATTGAAAAAAATATCTTTGTAGTAAATGAAGGAAATGAGGCACACGTAAATGTATCAGTAGGAATTGCCGTTGGAAATGAAGCTCTTCTTACAAATGCAGATATTGCACTTAAAATTGCAAAAAGAAAAAGACAAAAATATATTCTTTATGATTCATCAATGAAAATTGAGCATGAATATGAACAAAACCTAAAATGGGGTAAAAAAATAAAAGATGCGATAAAAGAAGATAGAATAATTCCTCTTTTCCAACCAATTGTAGATACTCAAACAAAAGAGATTATAAAATATGAATCACTAATAAGATTAAAAGATGTATCAGGAGAGTTAATTTCTCCAATTCACTTTTTAGATTTAGCGAAAAAAAATAAACTTTACCCTCAACTAACAATGATTATGGTTAGAAAAACTTTTGAAAAGTTTAGTAAAATAGATAAAAAAATATCTATAAATCTAAGTGTTGATGATATTTTAAATAAAGAAGTTTATAACTGTATTATGACTCATCTAAAAATATCAAACTTTGGAAATAGAGTTGTTTTTGAACTAATTGAATCAGAAGGTATTGAAAACTTTGATGAAGTACTAACTTTTATTGAAGAAGTTAAAAGTTATGGTTGCCAAATATCAATTGATGATTTTGGTACTGGTTACTCAAACTTTGAATACTTAATGAAACTAAAAGTTGATTATATAAAAATAGATGCTTCAATGATAAAAAATATTGATGTAAATAAAGACTCGCAAATGGTAACTGAGACAATACTTGACTTTGCAAATAAAATGGGAATAGAGACAATTGCAGAGTTTATTCACTCAAAAAATGTATATGAAAAAGTCAAAGAACTTGGAATACATTATTCTCAAGGTTATTACTTTGGGGAACCAATGAGTTTGGATTAA
- a CDS encoding NAD(P)/FAD-dependent oxidoreductase has translation MKKVVVIGGGYAGIYALRELVKNKNIKITLIDKHTYHNLQPEVYDLIANKSNFADVTIDLTTLCMGFNHNHLEFKNLKVRKIDKEEKKIYTEEKEIVEFDYLIMAAGTRTFFPPQIPGLNNADDIKKLHRAIDFKQSFEKQLFEKIRDEAKQCADTHIVVVGAGLSGVEIAAEMAYYSNKFFQRGNFSCDNLKISLISSSVSILPGLTQQLINISQERLRELGINIITNTKLEKVEDGYCYLSNGTKINHSFVIFTGGVEASPLTKELNIKTNNRGQLIVNEYMQSVEHENIFAIGDIAEIRNNQDEIMPPNVTIARISGGLAGKNVLKLMEGKSLIKTNPKLDGILIALGGEYAAGNLFGLVHVKGRIAYFIKKYVFHSYRKPLLKLIKSGYNRLRKM, from the coding sequence ATGAAAAAAGTCGTAGTCATTGGTGGTGGATATGCAGGTATTTATGCATTAAGAGAACTGGTTAAAAATAAAAATATCAAAATAACACTTATTGATAAACATACATATCATAATTTACAGCCTGAAGTTTATGATTTGATTGCTAACAAATCTAACTTTGCAGATGTAACTATTGATTTAACTACTCTTTGTATGGGCTTCAATCACAACCACTTAGAATTTAAAAATTTAAAAGTAAGAAAAATAGATAAAGAAGAAAAGAAAATCTACACTGAAGAAAAAGAGATTGTAGAGTTTGATTATCTAATTATGGCAGCAGGAACAAGAACTTTCTTTCCTCCTCAAATTCCAGGTTTAAACAATGCTGATGATATTAAAAAACTTCATAGAGCAATTGATTTTAAACAAAGTTTTGAAAAACAACTTTTTGAAAAAATCAGAGATGAAGCAAAACAGTGTGCAGATACACATATTGTTGTAGTTGGAGCTGGACTTTCTGGTGTCGAAATAGCAGCAGAAATGGCATACTACTCTAACAAGTTTTTTCAAAGAGGAAACTTTTCATGTGACAATCTAAAAATATCTTTGATAAGTAGTTCAGTAAGTATCTTACCAGGACTTACACAACAACTTATAAATATTTCACAAGAGAGATTAAGAGAATTAGGTATAAATATCATAACAAATACAAAACTTGAAAAAGTAGAAGATGGTTACTGTTATTTATCTAATGGAACAAAAATAAATCACTCATTTGTTATATTTACAGGGGGAGTTGAAGCTTCACCTTTAACTAAAGAGTTAAATATAAAAACTAATAATAGAGGTCAATTAATTGTAAATGAGTATATGCAATCAGTTGAACATGAAAATATTTTTGCGATTGGTGATATTGCAGAAATAAGAAATAACCAAGATGAAATTATGCCTCCAAATGTAACAATCGCTAGAATTAGTGGTGGATTAGCAGGTAAAAATGTACTTAAATTAATGGAAGGAAAAAGTTTAATAAAAACAAATCCTAAACTTGATGGAATACTAATCGCACTTGGTGGAGAATATGCAGCAGGTAACCTATTTGGGCTTGTTCACGTAAAAGGAAGAATTGCTTATTTTATCAAAAAATATGTATTTCACTCTTATAGAAAACCTCTACTTAAACTTATCAAATCTGGTTATAATAGACTTAGAAAAATGTAA
- the nfo gene encoding deoxyribonuclease IV, with the protein MKYVGAHVSASGGVYNAPINATQIGAKAFALFTKNQRQWKAKELDTKTIDKWFEELEKSGIQPKHILPHDSYLINLGHPEEEKREKSLDGFIHELQRCETLKLDRLNFHPGSHLRKITEEECLDRIALSMNQAIDATNDVKLVIENTAGQGSNLGYKFEHLAYIIDKIEDKSRVGVCIDTCHMFTAGYDIRTKEAYDKTWSDFDNIVGREYLMGMHINDSKPPLGSRVDRHHSLGQGEIGWDAFRFIMNDERMDDIPLVLETIDETIWAEEIKALYDLVEK; encoded by the coding sequence ATGAAATATGTTGGAGCTCATGTAAGTGCAAGTGGTGGAGTTTATAATGCTCCAATTAATGCTACACAAATAGGTGCAAAAGCTTTTGCTCTTTTTACAAAAAATCAAAGACAATGGAAAGCAAAAGAGTTAGATACTAAAACTATTGATAAATGGTTTGAAGAGTTAGAAAAAAGTGGTATTCAACCAAAACATATTTTACCTCATGATAGTTATCTTATCAACTTAGGCCATCCAGAAGAAGAGAAAAGAGAAAAATCATTAGATGGTTTTATTCATGAATTACAAAGATGTGAAACTCTTAAATTAGATAGATTAAATTTTCATCCAGGAAGTCATCTTAGAAAAATAACTGAAGAAGAGTGTCTTGATAGAATTGCACTTTCAATGAATCAAGCAATTGATGCAACTAATGATGTGAAACTTGTAATAGAAAACACAGCAGGTCAAGGAAGTAATCTTGGATATAAGTTTGAACATCTAGCTTATATTATTGATAAAATTGAAGATAAAAGTAGAGTTGGTGTGTGTATTGATACATGTCATATGTTTACTGCTGGTTATGATATAAGAACAAAAGAAGCTTATGATAAAACATGGAGTGATTTTGATAATATTGTTGGAAGAGAATATCTTATGGGAATGCATATAAATGACTCAAAACCACCTTTAGGAAGTAGAGTAGATAGACACCACAGTTTAGGGCAAGGTGAGATTGGTTGGGATGCATTTAGATTTATAATGAATGATGAAAGAATGGATGATATTCCTCTTGTTCTTGAAACAATTGATGAGACAATTTGGGCTGAAGAGATAAAAGCACTTTATGATTTAGTAGAGAAGTAA
- a CDS encoding ABC-F family ATP-binding cassette domain-containing protein gives MIQLSNITKRFGTKELFSDLSFRLNSGNRVGLVGRNGSGKSTLFKLILEEEFCDEGEILIPKGYKIGALKQHLEFTEKTLRDETALALSEEDKYSIYKVEKILFGLGFTQEDLEKNPLSFSGGYQIRINLAKLLITEPNLLLLDEPTNYLDILSLRWLKNFLNNFDGEVILITHDRDFMDAITTHTMGIIRKSLFMLEGNTHKFYEQLEANDEHHEKQKIAQDKKRKELEEFIAKNKARASTAAQAQSKVKLLEKMDEMDDIVDEATIDFDFNFKDTPAKVLLDVKNLSFGYTQDNILFKNISFSLKKSETLGIIGKNGKGKSTLLNTIAQELKQLEGTVDYHTSTSFAHFGQTNISQLNPNSTIMDEVYLGNSKLAESTVRSICGSMMFSGDDVKKKISLLSGGEKSRVMLAQILARDVNLLFLDEPTNHLDMQSIDSLTKAIKNFKGSCIIVTHSEELLRQVCDRLIVFAKDEATYFDGTYDEFLEKIGWEDEELEEKVKKTPKVNKKENKKLRAALIQERNKKTNPLKKEVEKYEERIIELEDLIEKEQAELMQASNVGDNSKIIELSQIILKYEKEVEQKFEKLEESQLALDEIIHEYDIKLEEI, from the coding sequence ATGATACAACTGTCGAATATAACAAAAAGATTTGGAACAAAAGAGCTTTTTTCTGATTTAAGTTTTAGATTAAACTCTGGGAATAGAGTAGGTTTAGTAGGAAGAAATGGTTCTGGTAAATCTACATTGTTTAAACTTATTTTAGAAGAAGAGTTTTGTGATGAAGGGGAAATTCTAATTCCAAAAGGTTATAAAATTGGTGCATTAAAACAGCATTTAGAATTTACTGAAAAGACTTTACGAGATGAAACTGCACTTGCTTTAAGTGAAGAGGATAAATATAGTATTTATAAAGTTGAAAAGATACTTTTTGGTCTAGGATTTACTCAAGAAGATTTAGAAAAAAATCCTTTATCTTTTTCTGGTGGTTATCAAATTAGAATAAATTTAGCAAAACTATTGATTACAGAACCAAATCTTTTACTTTTAGATGAACCTACAAACTACTTAGATATTTTATCTTTGAGATGGTTGAAAAACTTTTTAAATAACTTTGATGGTGAAGTTATACTTATTACCCATGATAGAGATTTTATGGATGCTATTACTACTCATACAATGGGAATTATTAGAAAAAGTCTGTTTATGTTAGAAGGAAATACTCATAAATTTTATGAGCAACTTGAAGCAAATGATGAGCATCATGAAAAACAAAAAATAGCACAAGATAAAAAAAGAAAAGAGTTAGAAGAGTTTATTGCTAAAAATAAAGCAAGAGCCTCAACAGCAGCACAAGCCCAGTCAAAAGTTAAGCTATTAGAAAAGATGGACGAAATGGATGATATAGTTGATGAAGCAACTATTGATTTTGATTTTAACTTTAAAGATACTCCTGCAAAAGTATTATTGGATGTGAAAAATCTTAGTTTTGGATATACACAAGATAATATATTGTTTAAAAATATCTCTTTTTCTTTGAAAAAGTCAGAAACATTAGGAATAATAGGGAAAAATGGTAAAGGTAAATCAACTTTATTAAATACAATTGCACAAGAGTTAAAACAATTAGAAGGAACAGTTGATTATCACACTTCTACTTCTTTTGCACACTTTGGTCAAACAAATATCTCTCAACTAAATCCTAATAGTACAATAATGGATGAAGTCTATCTTGGAAATTCAAAGTTAGCAGAATCAACTGTAAGAAGTATTTGTGGTTCTATGATGTTTAGTGGTGATGATGTAAAGAAAAAAATATCACTACTTTCAGGTGGAGAAAAAAGTAGAGTTATGTTAGCTCAAATTTTAGCAAGAGATGTAAATCTTCTATTTTTGGATGAACCTACAAACCACTTAGATATGCAATCAATTGACTCTTTGACAAAAGCAATTAAAAACTTTAAAGGTTCTTGTATTATTGTTACACATAGTGAAGAACTTTTACGTCAAGTTTGTGATAGATTGATTGTATTTGCAAAAGATGAAGCTACATATTTTGATGGTACATATGATGAGTTTTTAGAAAAAATTGGTTGGGAAGATGAAGAGCTTGAAGAAAAAGTAAAAAAAACTCCTAAAGTAAATAAAAAAGAGAATAAAAAATTAAGAGCTGCACTAATTCAAGAAAGAAATAAAAAAACTAATCCACTAAAAAAAGAAGTTGAAAAATACGAAGAGAGAATTATTGAATTAGAAGATTTGATAGAAAAAGAACAAGCAGAACTTATGCAAGCTTCAAATGTAGGAGATAATAGTAAGATAATTGAATTGTCTCAAATAATACTAAAATACGAAAAAGAGGTTGAGCAGAAGTTTGAGAAGCTTGAAGAGTCTCAATTAGCTCTTGATGAGATAATTCATGAGTATGATATAAAATTAGAAGAGATTTAA